A part of Podarcis muralis chromosome 15, rPodMur119.hap1.1, whole genome shotgun sequence genomic DNA contains:
- the PHLDB1 gene encoding pleckstrin homology-like domain family B member 1 isoform X7, giving the protein METCNRNVASPAGRVQARLQNSLLDLTETGKGLKVQTEKPHLVSLGSGRLSTAITLLPLEEGKTMLGSAAGDIVLQGAGVAPKHCFIENTHGTLTLHPCGNPCAIDGLAVTRPTRLSQGCMICLGQSTFLRFNHPAEAKWMKSMIPSVGRSPAPQHGLTAEAQSLLNGNQDTAKASRHSHSALVSSIERDLQDIMDSLVLEEEGSTPRQLPSSRGNAPSPDSSVVNGRGGRYLLSPPQSPGAMSVGSSYENTSPPFSPLSSPASSSSCASHSPGTQDQGPTLPPVVPVRSSSFNHTMLTPHGGASLDLPSSTGGPNPARGPGSPRTARRATQESPRSPTPSRRARPSGENPRPGPRSSPPPALPAGLSESLPGSPRVQPPTSPRLAPKFQSPSTPRTKATALQERPPSPFREARDTPAGTSRQGLGKGFLPAEPAGFVPLSQSSRALQPPESPRLSRRPLESMRELPPLSPALSRRAVSPAPHGGPPVQAKAGEAPCGWRREPIEDLMSASFSCLRGRSPSPTLLAREPGQRKPSYATGLSPAYSLGSLTSASPRQSPRLHRKLSGGLELTPGPLRERKHSISELSGDEGELREYHRWQRQERLREQEMERLERQRLETILSLCAEYTHSDGDPGQEHNTFPSAAAEGAGQPGRRPSKGSISLGRAKEQLVGTLGLRERESLERSDEDHLKEESSSTESAGQEHEEPPSTKASQEAALLEEERTRVLASVDQLKSRAKELEQQLQETAREAEMERALLQGEREAELIQLQQEQKAVQQLQERMSGLDAAIHRDKERAKVDAERKELERLRALYSELKRQLDNCPESMREQLQDQMQREAEALETETKLFEDLEFQHLEKESRLEEEREMLSQQLLHSKAESHRSVARRKERLAALESQANQIRLQAAQEADRLGKEKATTLQMLQKEKETLLALERRYRVLTGGSGFPKASTALREETLPFSELGEAADSASPFCAATASSAQLYPGRTEEYVRLSDVFPFCGCGPDASATPAVPSPAPPLSYEYVTTDQLAVILGSVRSAVGLAHSPSPPAADSAATALPAALLCSSSCPQVYRSKMDGGSSSLAWPKGGSSSSQLNVATLGRSPSPKNALSPQNGTGSLPRNLASTLQDIESKRQLALQQKGQQVIEEQRRRLADLKQKAAAEAQSQWEALHGQPLPPSPYSPLIHHSILHHHPPGGLGLRANEDGERAYDTLSLESSDSLDTNLSTSGNSACSPDNVSSASGADAGKIEEMEKMLKEAHAEKSRLMESREQEMELRRQALEDERRRREQLERRLQDETARRQKLIEKEVKMREKQFAQARPLTRYLPIRKEDFDLRSHIESSGHSVDTCSHVILSEKMCKGYLVKMGGKIKSWKKRWFVFDRLRRTLSYYADKHETKLKGLIYFQAIEEVYYDHLRSAAKKGFFSLSLASHLADFLPAPFSGESPNPALTFCVKTHDRLYYMVAPSAEAMRIWMDVIVTGAEGYTQFLN; this is encoded by the exons atggagaccTGTAACCGCAATGTGGCCAGCCCAGCTGGTCGAGTGCAGGCACGTCTACAG AACAGTCTTCTAGACCTGACCGAGACAGGCAAAGGCCTGAAAGTGCAGACTGAAAAGCCACATCTGGTGAGCCTGGGCAGCGGGCGTCTCAGCACTGCCATCACTCTCCTGCCTCTGGAAGAAG GCAAAACCATGCTGGGCTCAGCCGCCGGGGACATTGTGCTGCAGGGGGCTGGCGTGGCACCCAAGCACTGCTTCATCGAGAACACGCACGGGACTCTCACTCTGCACCCCTGTGGCAACCCGTGTGCCATAGATGGCTTGGCAGTCACACGCCCCACACGCCTTTCTCAAG GGTGTATGATCTGCCTGGGCCAGTCGACCTTCCTTCGGTTCAACCACCCGGCTGAGGCGAAGTGGATGAAAAGCATGATTCCCAGCGTGGGGCGAAGCCCTGCACCCCAGCATGGGCTCACAGCAG AGGCCCAGAGCCTTCTGAACGGCAACCAAGATACGGCGAAGGCTTCCCGGCACAGCCACAGTGCCCTGGTCAGCTCCATCGAGCGGGACTTGCAGGACATCATGGACtccctggtgctggaggaggaaggcagcACTCCCAGGCAGCTCCCCAGCAGCCGCGGCAACGCTCCGTCACCAGACTCCTCCGTCGTGAATGGCAGGGGTGGGCGCTACCTGCTGTCGCCTCCCCAGAGCCCTGGCGCCATGTCTGTGGGATCCAGCTACGAAAACACCTCCCCgcccttctctcccctctcctctcccgcaagcagcagcagctgcgccAGCCACTCGCCTGGCACCCAGGACCAGGGCCCTACCCTGCCTCCGGTGGTGCCCGTTCGCTCCTCTAGTTTCAACCACACCATGCTGACTCCTCACGGCGGGGCCAGCCTGGACCTGCCGAGCAGCACCGGAGGCCCGAACCCAGCCCGGGGGCCGGGGAGCCCACGGACAGCTCGGAGGGCCACACAGGAGAGTCCCCGGAGCCCCACACCCAGCCGCAGGGCCCGGCCCTCGGGGGAGAACCCCCGCCCGGGCCCACGCAGCTCCCCTCCACCTGCATTGCCCGCCGGCCTGAGCGAGAGCCTGCCGGGCAGCCCTCGGGTACAGCCACCCACCAGCCCACGCCTGGCCCCCAAATTCCAGTCGCCCTCCACCCCACGGACCAAGGCCACGGCTCTGCAGGAGAGGCCTCCCAGCCCTTTCCGGGAAGCGCGGGACACGCCTGCTGGCACCTCCCGCCAAGGGCTGGGGAAAGGCTTCCTGCCAGCTGAGCCTGCCGGGTTTGTGCCTCTCAGCCAGTCGAGCCGGGCCCTGCAGCCCCCTGAGAGCCCCCGACTCAGCCGGCGGCCTCTGGAGAGCATGCGGGAGCTGCCTCCTCTCAGCCCCGCCTTGTCCCGCCGGGCAGTGTCGCCAGCCCCTCACGGCGGCCCCCCAGTGCAGGCCAAGGCCGGCGAGGCCCCCTGTGGCTGGCGGAGGGAGCCCATTGAGGACCTTATGTCTGCCTCTTTCTCCTGCCTGCGGGGACGCAGCCCCTCGCCcaccctgctggccagggagccTGGCCAACGCAAGCCCAGCTACGCAACCGGCCTGAGCCCCGCCTACAGCCTGGGCTCCCTGACCTCGGCCTCGCCGCGCCAGAGCCCCCGCCTGCACCGGAAGTTGTCTGGGGGGCTGGAGCTGACGCCGGGGCCCCTGCGGGAGCGCAAGCACAGCATCTCGGAGCTCAGCGGCGACGAGGGGGAGCTGAGGGAATACCATCGCTGGCAGCGCCAGGAGCGGCTCCGGGAACAGGAGATGGAGCGGCTG GAGCGGCAGCGGTTGGAGACCATCCTGAGCCTGTGTGCCGAGTACACTCACAGCGATGGCGATCCGGGCCAGGAGCACAACACTTTCCCCAGCGCTGCTGCCGAGGGCGCTGGCCAGCCGGGAAGGAGGCCCTCCAAGGGCTCCATCAGTCTTGGACGAGCGAAGGAGCAGCTGGTGGGAACCCTGGGCCTGCGGGAGAGGGAGAGCTTGGAGCGCTCGGATGAGGACCACCTGAAAGAGGAAAGCAGCAGCACGGAGAGTGCCGGCCAGGAG CACGAAGAGCCACCCAGCACCAAAGCCAGCCAGGAGGCGGCCCTGCTGGAGGAGGAGCGCACCCGTGTCCTGGCCAGCGTCGATCAGCTGAAGAGCCGAGCTAAggagctggagcagcagctgcaggaaaCAGCCCGGGAG GCGGAGATGGAGCGGGCCCTCCTGCAAGGCGAGCGGGAGGCCGAGCTGATccagctgcagcaggagcagAAGGCAGTGCAGCAGTTGCAGGAGCGCATGTCTGGTCTGGACGCCGCCATCCACCGGGACAAG GAGAGGGCAAAGGTTGATGCTGAAAGGAAGGAACTTGAGCGACTGCGGGCACTATACTCTGAGCTCAAGCGCCAGCTTGATAACTGCCCTGAGTCAATGAGGGAGCAGTTGCAGGACCAGATGCAAAGG GAAGCGGAGGCCCTGGAGACGGAGACGAAGCTGTTTGAGGACCTGGAGTTCCAGCACCTGGAGAAGGAGAGCCGCCTGGAGGAGGAACGCGAGATGCTCAGCCAGCAGCTCCTGCACAGCAAAGCCGAGAGCCACCGCAGCGTGGCACGGAGGAAG GAACGCTTGGCAGCGCTGGAGAGTCAAGCCAACCAgatcaggctgcaggctgctcagGAGGCTGACCGGCTGGGCAAGGAGAAAGCCACCACCTTGCAGATGCTGCAGAAG GAGAAGGAGACCCTCCTTGCGCTAGAGAGACGGTACCGGGTGCTGACTGGTGGCTCCGGCTTCCCCAAGGCCTCTACAGCTCTGCGAGAG GAGACGCTTCCTTTCTCTGAGCTGGGGGAGGCGGCTGACTCTGCAAGCCCCTTCTGTGCAGCTACTGCTTCCTCCGCCCAGCTCTACCCAGGGAGGACAGAG GAGTACGTGAGACTTTCTGACGTTTTCCCATTTTGCGGCTGTGGGCCAGATGCTAGCGCCACACCTGCCGTCCCCTCACCTGCACccccactgtcctatgag TACGTGACAACTGACCAACTGGCAGTGATTCTGGGCAGCGTCAGGTCGGCTGTAGGGCTTGCCCACTCCCCCAGCCCCCCTGCGGCAGACTCCGCTGCTACTGCCCTGCCGGCGGCGCTGCTCTGCTCCTCCAGCTGCCCCCAG GTCTATCGCTCCAAGATGGACGGTGGCTCCAGCAGCTTGGCTTGGCCCAAAGGGGGCAGCTCCTCCTCGCAGCTCAACGTGGCCACTCTGGGACGCAGCCCCTCACCCAAG AACGCCCTGTCCCCACAAAACGGCACCGGCAGCCTCCCTCGGAATCTGGCCAGCACCCTGCAGGATATCGAGAGCAAGCGCCAACTGGCCCTTCAGCAAAAGG GCCAGCAGGTGATTGAGGAGCAGCGGAGGCGCTTGGCCGACCTGAAGCAGAAAGCGGCAGCCGAGGCTCAGTCCCAGTGGGAGGCCCTGCATGGGCAGCCCCTTCCCCCTTCTCCGTACTCCCCCCTCATCCACCACTCCATCCTCCATCACCACCCACCGGGGGGCCTGGGCCTGCGCGCCAACGAAGACGGGGAGCGTGCCTACGACACCCTCAGCCTGGAGAGCTCCGACAGCCTCGACACCAACCTGTCCACGAGCGGCAACTCCGCCTGCTCCCCGGACAACGTCTCCAG CGCCAGCGGGGCAGATGCAGGGAAGATCGAGGAGATGGAGAAGATGCTGAAGGAGGCCCACGCGGAGAAGTCGCGCCTGATGGAATCGCGG GAGCAAGAGATGGAGCTGCGGCGCCAGGCCCTGGAGGACGAGCGGCGGAGGCGGGAGCAGCTGGAGCGGCGTCTGCAGGATGAGACGGCGCGGCGGCAGAAGCTCATCGAGAAGGAGGTCAAGATGCGAGAAAAGCAGTTTGCCCAG GCCCGCCCCCTGACGCGCTACCTGCCCATCCGCAAAGAGGACTTCGACCTGCGTTCGCACATTGAATCATCTGGCCACAGCGTGGACACCTGCAGCCACGTCATCCTCTCCGAGAAGATGTGCAAAGGCTACCTGGTCAAGATGGGGGGTAAAATCAAGTCCTGGAAGAAGCGATGGTTCGTTTTTGACCGCCTGCGGCGCACTCTCTCCTACTACGCAG ACAAGCATGAGACGAAGCTCAAGGGCCTCATCTACTTCCAGGCTATTGAGGAGGTTTATTATGATCACTTGCGCAGCGCAGCCAAG aaGGGATTCTTCTCTCTCAGCCTGGCCAGT CACCTAGCCGactttctccctgcccccttcaGTGGAGAG AGCCCCAACCCGGCCCTCACCTTCTGCGTCAAGACTCACGACCGCCTCTACTACATGGTGGCCCCATCGGCCGAGGCCATGCGCATCTGGATGGATGTCATCGTGACAGGAGCCGAGGGCTACACGCAGTTCCTGAACTGA
- the PHLDB1 gene encoding pleckstrin homology-like domain family B member 1 isoform X9, with protein sequence METCNRNVASPAGRVQARLQNSLLDLTETGKGLKVQTEKPHLVSLGSGRLSTAITLLPLEEGKTMLGSAAGDIVLQGAGVAPKHCFIENTHGTLTLHPCGNPCAIDGLAVTRPTRLSQGCMICLGQSTFLRFNHPAEAKWMKSMIPSVGRSPAPQHGLTAEAQSLLNGNQDTAKASRHSHSALVSSIERDLQDIMDSLVLEEEGSTPRQLPSSRGNAPSPDSSVVNGRGGRYLLSPPQSPGAMSVGSSYENTSPPFSPLSSPASSSSCASHSPGTQDQGPTLPPVVPVRSSSFNHTMLTPHGGASLDLPSSTGGPNPARGPGSPRTARRATQESPRSPTPSRRARPSGENPRPGPRSSPPPALPAGLSESLPGSPRVQPPTSPRLAPKFQSPSTPRTKATALQERPPSPFREARDTPAGTSRQGLGKGFLPAEPAGFVPLSQSSRALQPPESPRLSRRPLESMRELPPLSPALSRRAVSPAPHGGPPVQAKAGEAPCGWRREPIEDLMSASFSCLRGRSPSPTLLAREPGQRKPSYATGLSPAYSLGSLTSASPRQSPRLHRKLSGGLELTPGPLRERKHSISELSGDEGELREYHRWQRQERLREQEMERLERQRLETILSLCAEYTHSDGDPGQEHNTFPSAAAEGAGQPGRRPSKGSISLGRAKEQLVGTLGLRERESLERSDEDHLKEESSSTESAGQEHEEPPSTKASQEAALLEEERTRVLASVDQLKSRAKELEQQLQETAREAEMERALLQGEREAELIQLQQEQKAVQQLQERMSGLDAAIHRDKERAKVDAERKELERLRALYSELKRQLDNCPESMREQLQDQMQREAEALETETKLFEDLEFQHLEKESRLEEEREMLSQQLLHSKAESHRSVARRKERLAALESQANQIRLQAAQEADRLGKEKATTLQMLQKEKETLLALERRYRVLTGGSGFPKASTALREETLPFSELGEAADSASPFCAATASSAQLYPGRTEREPWWAESAVRLPLFAQDLPAGFEAEAGPPAACLSSSSPPPPPLPAKAHSSPDPRQVYRSKMDGGSSSLAWPKGGSSSSQLNVATLGRSPSPKNALSPQNGTGSLPRNLASTLQDIESKRQLALQQKGQQVIEEQRRRLADLKQKAAAEAQSQWEALHGQPLPPSPYSPLIHHSILHHHPPGGLGLRANEDGERAYDTLSLESSDSLDTNLSTSGNSACSPDNVSSASGADAGKIEEMEKMLKEAHAEKSRLMESREQEMELRRQALEDERRRREQLERRLQDETARRQKLIEKEVKMREKQFAQARPLTRYLPIRKEDFDLRSHIESSGHSVDTCSHVILSEKMCKGYLVKMGGKIKSWKKRWFVFDRLRRTLSYYADKHETKLKGLIYFQAIEEVYYDHLRSAAKKGFFSLSLASHLADFLPAPFSGESPNPALTFCVKTHDRLYYMVAPSAEAMRIWMDVIVTGAEGYTQFLN encoded by the exons atggagaccTGTAACCGCAATGTGGCCAGCCCAGCTGGTCGAGTGCAGGCACGTCTACAG AACAGTCTTCTAGACCTGACCGAGACAGGCAAAGGCCTGAAAGTGCAGACTGAAAAGCCACATCTGGTGAGCCTGGGCAGCGGGCGTCTCAGCACTGCCATCACTCTCCTGCCTCTGGAAGAAG GCAAAACCATGCTGGGCTCAGCCGCCGGGGACATTGTGCTGCAGGGGGCTGGCGTGGCACCCAAGCACTGCTTCATCGAGAACACGCACGGGACTCTCACTCTGCACCCCTGTGGCAACCCGTGTGCCATAGATGGCTTGGCAGTCACACGCCCCACACGCCTTTCTCAAG GGTGTATGATCTGCCTGGGCCAGTCGACCTTCCTTCGGTTCAACCACCCGGCTGAGGCGAAGTGGATGAAAAGCATGATTCCCAGCGTGGGGCGAAGCCCTGCACCCCAGCATGGGCTCACAGCAG AGGCCCAGAGCCTTCTGAACGGCAACCAAGATACGGCGAAGGCTTCCCGGCACAGCCACAGTGCCCTGGTCAGCTCCATCGAGCGGGACTTGCAGGACATCATGGACtccctggtgctggaggaggaaggcagcACTCCCAGGCAGCTCCCCAGCAGCCGCGGCAACGCTCCGTCACCAGACTCCTCCGTCGTGAATGGCAGGGGTGGGCGCTACCTGCTGTCGCCTCCCCAGAGCCCTGGCGCCATGTCTGTGGGATCCAGCTACGAAAACACCTCCCCgcccttctctcccctctcctctcccgcaagcagcagcagctgcgccAGCCACTCGCCTGGCACCCAGGACCAGGGCCCTACCCTGCCTCCGGTGGTGCCCGTTCGCTCCTCTAGTTTCAACCACACCATGCTGACTCCTCACGGCGGGGCCAGCCTGGACCTGCCGAGCAGCACCGGAGGCCCGAACCCAGCCCGGGGGCCGGGGAGCCCACGGACAGCTCGGAGGGCCACACAGGAGAGTCCCCGGAGCCCCACACCCAGCCGCAGGGCCCGGCCCTCGGGGGAGAACCCCCGCCCGGGCCCACGCAGCTCCCCTCCACCTGCATTGCCCGCCGGCCTGAGCGAGAGCCTGCCGGGCAGCCCTCGGGTACAGCCACCCACCAGCCCACGCCTGGCCCCCAAATTCCAGTCGCCCTCCACCCCACGGACCAAGGCCACGGCTCTGCAGGAGAGGCCTCCCAGCCCTTTCCGGGAAGCGCGGGACACGCCTGCTGGCACCTCCCGCCAAGGGCTGGGGAAAGGCTTCCTGCCAGCTGAGCCTGCCGGGTTTGTGCCTCTCAGCCAGTCGAGCCGGGCCCTGCAGCCCCCTGAGAGCCCCCGACTCAGCCGGCGGCCTCTGGAGAGCATGCGGGAGCTGCCTCCTCTCAGCCCCGCCTTGTCCCGCCGGGCAGTGTCGCCAGCCCCTCACGGCGGCCCCCCAGTGCAGGCCAAGGCCGGCGAGGCCCCCTGTGGCTGGCGGAGGGAGCCCATTGAGGACCTTATGTCTGCCTCTTTCTCCTGCCTGCGGGGACGCAGCCCCTCGCCcaccctgctggccagggagccTGGCCAACGCAAGCCCAGCTACGCAACCGGCCTGAGCCCCGCCTACAGCCTGGGCTCCCTGACCTCGGCCTCGCCGCGCCAGAGCCCCCGCCTGCACCGGAAGTTGTCTGGGGGGCTGGAGCTGACGCCGGGGCCCCTGCGGGAGCGCAAGCACAGCATCTCGGAGCTCAGCGGCGACGAGGGGGAGCTGAGGGAATACCATCGCTGGCAGCGCCAGGAGCGGCTCCGGGAACAGGAGATGGAGCGGCTG GAGCGGCAGCGGTTGGAGACCATCCTGAGCCTGTGTGCCGAGTACACTCACAGCGATGGCGATCCGGGCCAGGAGCACAACACTTTCCCCAGCGCTGCTGCCGAGGGCGCTGGCCAGCCGGGAAGGAGGCCCTCCAAGGGCTCCATCAGTCTTGGACGAGCGAAGGAGCAGCTGGTGGGAACCCTGGGCCTGCGGGAGAGGGAGAGCTTGGAGCGCTCGGATGAGGACCACCTGAAAGAGGAAAGCAGCAGCACGGAGAGTGCCGGCCAGGAG CACGAAGAGCCACCCAGCACCAAAGCCAGCCAGGAGGCGGCCCTGCTGGAGGAGGAGCGCACCCGTGTCCTGGCCAGCGTCGATCAGCTGAAGAGCCGAGCTAAggagctggagcagcagctgcaggaaaCAGCCCGGGAG GCGGAGATGGAGCGGGCCCTCCTGCAAGGCGAGCGGGAGGCCGAGCTGATccagctgcagcaggagcagAAGGCAGTGCAGCAGTTGCAGGAGCGCATGTCTGGTCTGGACGCCGCCATCCACCGGGACAAG GAGAGGGCAAAGGTTGATGCTGAAAGGAAGGAACTTGAGCGACTGCGGGCACTATACTCTGAGCTCAAGCGCCAGCTTGATAACTGCCCTGAGTCAATGAGGGAGCAGTTGCAGGACCAGATGCAAAGG GAAGCGGAGGCCCTGGAGACGGAGACGAAGCTGTTTGAGGACCTGGAGTTCCAGCACCTGGAGAAGGAGAGCCGCCTGGAGGAGGAACGCGAGATGCTCAGCCAGCAGCTCCTGCACAGCAAAGCCGAGAGCCACCGCAGCGTGGCACGGAGGAAG GAACGCTTGGCAGCGCTGGAGAGTCAAGCCAACCAgatcaggctgcaggctgctcagGAGGCTGACCGGCTGGGCAAGGAGAAAGCCACCACCTTGCAGATGCTGCAGAAG GAGAAGGAGACCCTCCTTGCGCTAGAGAGACGGTACCGGGTGCTGACTGGTGGCTCCGGCTTCCCCAAGGCCTCTACAGCTCTGCGAGAG GAGACGCTTCCTTTCTCTGAGCTGGGGGAGGCGGCTGACTCTGCAAGCCCCTTCTGTGCAGCTACTGCTTCCTCCGCCCAGCTCTACCCAGGGAGGACAGAG AGAGAGCCGTGGTGGGCAGAGAGCGCAGTGCGGCTGCCACTTTTCGCCCAGGACCTCCCAGCTGGCTTTGAGGCTGAAGCAGGCCCCCCTGCTGcttgtctctcctcctcctcccctcctcctcctcctctgcctgctaAAGCTCACTCATCTCCAGACCCGCGACAG GTCTATCGCTCCAAGATGGACGGTGGCTCCAGCAGCTTGGCTTGGCCCAAAGGGGGCAGCTCCTCCTCGCAGCTCAACGTGGCCACTCTGGGACGCAGCCCCTCACCCAAG AACGCCCTGTCCCCACAAAACGGCACCGGCAGCCTCCCTCGGAATCTGGCCAGCACCCTGCAGGATATCGAGAGCAAGCGCCAACTGGCCCTTCAGCAAAAGG GCCAGCAGGTGATTGAGGAGCAGCGGAGGCGCTTGGCCGACCTGAAGCAGAAAGCGGCAGCCGAGGCTCAGTCCCAGTGGGAGGCCCTGCATGGGCAGCCCCTTCCCCCTTCTCCGTACTCCCCCCTCATCCACCACTCCATCCTCCATCACCACCCACCGGGGGGCCTGGGCCTGCGCGCCAACGAAGACGGGGAGCGTGCCTACGACACCCTCAGCCTGGAGAGCTCCGACAGCCTCGACACCAACCTGTCCACGAGCGGCAACTCCGCCTGCTCCCCGGACAACGTCTCCAG CGCCAGCGGGGCAGATGCAGGGAAGATCGAGGAGATGGAGAAGATGCTGAAGGAGGCCCACGCGGAGAAGTCGCGCCTGATGGAATCGCGG GAGCAAGAGATGGAGCTGCGGCGCCAGGCCCTGGAGGACGAGCGGCGGAGGCGGGAGCAGCTGGAGCGGCGTCTGCAGGATGAGACGGCGCGGCGGCAGAAGCTCATCGAGAAGGAGGTCAAGATGCGAGAAAAGCAGTTTGCCCAG GCCCGCCCCCTGACGCGCTACCTGCCCATCCGCAAAGAGGACTTCGACCTGCGTTCGCACATTGAATCATCTGGCCACAGCGTGGACACCTGCAGCCACGTCATCCTCTCCGAGAAGATGTGCAAAGGCTACCTGGTCAAGATGGGGGGTAAAATCAAGTCCTGGAAGAAGCGATGGTTCGTTTTTGACCGCCTGCGGCGCACTCTCTCCTACTACGCAG ACAAGCATGAGACGAAGCTCAAGGGCCTCATCTACTTCCAGGCTATTGAGGAGGTTTATTATGATCACTTGCGCAGCGCAGCCAAG aaGGGATTCTTCTCTCTCAGCCTGGCCAGT CACCTAGCCGactttctccctgcccccttcaGTGGAGAG AGCCCCAACCCGGCCCTCACCTTCTGCGTCAAGACTCACGACCGCCTCTACTACATGGTGGCCCCATCGGCCGAGGCCATGCGCATCTGGATGGATGTCATCGTGACAGGAGCCGAGGGCTACACGCAGTTCCTGAACTGA